One genomic region from Pyxicephalus adspersus chromosome 1, UCB_Pads_2.0, whole genome shotgun sequence encodes:
- the LRWD1 gene encoding leucine-rich repeat and WD repeat-containing protein 1: MPKLTTEILLKNGLPESSHLKNLKTLNLSKMQLETKDIDPGLFSEMINLEELNISENCLSEIPENISLPKLKVLNFSDNQVEDVTPLRRFPALEEVMYEENLYLTVSDNYKVCCLLPKLRRLNNKDITCLANHVRFVNHRELSSRVEIYWEKNYKDKLPSEPTPAVIKSVSKEFLKTVANHVKYGPNSLKDFTKWKVNILAEELISSLLGNEKIDAEPEPANDDKTEIPITPGKKRNTRDSDHDLGTPSKRLQTSDILAHSLSPRKLSRLQESPHKSSPTRSKVNITLTPIKKKANITPVKEPGKRHLSTPQKVSLSSTPSQKGINEERSADTGRQKRELKKKGFDVEPLHFLQCHSKSNSSDDFRTQLWSCAFEPSLDSLPSKVVATCGGESVCVIDCETGKVLKKYKVPGEEFFALCWTTVTMIGNEGQKRKINILASGGKYGVIRLMNPKVNMCYGEIKAHKKAISIMCFSPAYDTFLFTGSYDKRIILWDIGVPDCEYNFRASQLLTVDVPSTPLRLSLVPPSLDQYLLAGCEDGCYVWDITLDKRQGKCSYLAEFNFPIYKKESKDKDFHVIDGLAFLNDDLIASKSSMQGSIYIWSWKKSFLKPRSKNLDAAVLAEFKWSQTDLPYLTLTTSSEGLNIFCGDEAGKVWIYDLESCRAELQKGVPFSGLKEPTKVINWPGPISRKEKMEETVINTVLVNSAKEYLVALTDKNVIAIWKIV; this comes from the exons ATGCCAAAATTAACAACAGAAATCCTATTAAAGAATGGCCTTCCAGAATCCAGCCACCTGAAGAATCTGAAGACACTCAA ctTGTCTAAAATGCAGCTGGAGACCAAAGACATAGATCCAGGTCTTTTTTCTGAAATGATAAATCTTGAAGAACTGAACATCTCCGAGAACTGCCTGTCTGAAATCCCAGAAAATATCAGTCTTCCCAAACTAAAGGTCCTAAATTTCAGTGACAATCAGGTTGAAGATGTTACCCCTCTACGACGCTTTCCTGCCCTGGAGGAAGTCATGTATGAAGAAAACCTATATCTGACA gtCAGCGATAATTACAAGGTGTGCTGTCTCCTACCTAAGCTGCGACGACTGAATAATAAAGATATAACATGTCTGGCCAATCATGTTCGGTTTGTTAACCACAGAGAATTGAGCTCCAGG GTTGAAATCTACTGGGAGAAGAACTACAAGGACAAATTGCCCAGTGAGCCCACCCCAGCTGTAATTAAATCTGTCAGTAAGGAGTTTCTGAAGACTGTAGCAAACCATGTAAAGTATGGTCCTAACTCTCTCAAAGACTTCACCAAGTGGAAA GTGAATATATTAGCAGAGGAATTAATATCTTCCTTGTTGGGTAATGAGAAAATTGATGCTGAACCAGAACCTGCAAATGATGATAAAACAGAG ATCCCAATAACTCCTGGTAAGAAAAGGAATACTAGGGATTCAGACCATGACCTAGGAACGCCTTCAAAGCGTCTCCAGACAAGTGACATACTCGCACATTCATTGTCACCTAGAAAGTTGTCTAGACTTCAAGAAAGCCCACACAAATCTTCCCCAACCAGgagtaaagtaaatataacactTACCCCAATcaagaaaaaagcaaacattacaCCTGTTAAGGAACCTGGTAAGCGTCACCTGTCAACGCCTCAGAAAGTAAGTCTAAGTAGTACCCCATCACAAAAAGGAATTAATGAGGAAAGATCAGCAGACACCGGGAGACAGAAGAGGGAGCTTAAAAAA AAAGGATTTGATGTGGAGCCACTTCATTTTCTTCAGTGTCACAGTAAATCGAACAGCAGCGATGATTTTCGCACTCAGCTCTGGTCCTGTGCTTTTGAGCCTTCTTTGGATTCTCTGCCGAGTAAAG TTGTTGCAACGTGTGGAGGAGAGTCCGTTTGTGTCATTGACTGTGAGACTGGAAAAGTTTTAAAGAAGTACAAAGTTCCAGGAGAG GAATTCTTTGCATTGTGTTGGACAACAGTAACCATGATCGGTAACGAGGGGCAAAAgagaaaaatcaatattttggCATCTGGTGGAAAATACGGAGTGATCAGATTGATGAATCCCAAGGTTAACATGTGCTATGGAGAGATAAAAGCTCATAAAAAAGCCATCTCCATCATGTGTTTCAGCCCTGCATATGACACCTTTCTTTTCA CTGGATCCTATGACAAGAGAATCATATTGTGGGATATAGGTGTTCCAGACTGTGAATATAACTTCAGAGCAAG CCAATTGCTGACAGTGGATGTTCCATCCACCCCTCTGCGGCTTTCTCTGGTTCCTCCTTCCCTGGATCAATACCTGCTGGCAGGTTGTGAAGATGGTTGCTATGTATGGGACATAACACTGGATAAACGCCAAGGAAAATG CTCCTATCTTGCAGAGTTCAATTTTCCGATATACAAGAAAGAATCGAAGGACAAGGATTTCCATGTTATAGATGGACTGGCATTTCTAAATGATGATCTAATTG CTTCTAAAAGTTCCATGCAAGGATCTATATACATTTGGAGCTGGAAGAAGTCTTTTCTGAAACCACGCTCCAAGAACCTGGATGCAGCTGTACTCGCAGAGTTTAAGTGGTCACAGACTGACCTACCATACCTGACACTCACAACCTCATCAG aaggACTTAACATTTTCTGTGGTGATGAGGCTGGGAAAGTTTGGATTTATGATCTTGAATCTTGTCGAGCTGAGTTACAGAAAGGAGTGCCGTTTAGTGGTCTGAAAGAACCCACAAAG GTCATTAACTGGCCAGGTCCCATctcaagaaaagagaaaatggaaGAAACGGTCATCAACACTGTGCTTGTAAACTCAGCAAAAGAATATTTAGTTGCCTTAACTGACAAAAATGTCATCGCTATCTGGAAAATTGTTTAA
- the ALKBH4 gene encoding alpha-ketoglutarate-dependent dioxygenase alkB homolog 4 isoform X1 has product MAGGGGLPGCGCKGIRSCLLCECTDRELPNELQKTKPFIYVPTKGIARGVESTDLSGWWFPFPGVCLIEDFVTEDEEREMVQIMDQDEWRLSQSGRRKQDFGPKVNFKKHKIKVGGFTGLPKFSKVLWERMKAHTVLEGFLPVEQCNLDYNSDRGSAIDSHFDDSWLWGERLVSLNLLSDTVLTMTSSSTDSLQLFSGNVKGEPNGIPIMNGNQSSHLNNAQCALQDSAALGGTQTTQVPCTEVEVAISLPRRSLVVLYGDARYSWKHAIYRQHIKKRRVCSTFRELSEEFMAGGAKEKLGQMLLEIALDFQGKSV; this is encoded by the exons ATGGCTGGCGGTGGTGGTTTACCAGGCTGCGGGTGTAAAGGCATCCGATCCTGCCTGCTGTGTGAGTGTACAGACAGGGAGCTACCCAATGAGCTGCAGAAG ACCAAGCCATTCATCTACGTCCCTACAAAAGGCATAGCTCGGGGAGTGGAAAGCACTGATTTGTCTGGCTGGTGGTTCCCATTCCCTGGAGTGTGTTTGATAGAAGATTTTGTAACAGAAGATGAGGAAAGAGAAATGGTACAAATTATGGACCAGGATGAGTGGAGGCTCTCACAGTCTGGTCGCAGAAAGCAA GATTTTGGTCCAAAGGTGAACTTTAAGAAACATAAGATAAAGGTTGGCGGTTTCACTGGTCTTCCTAAATTCAGCAAAGTCCTCTGGGAACGTATGAAGGCGCACACTGTGCTGGAAGGGTTTCTGCCTGTAGAGCAGTGTAATCTAGATTATAACTCCGACAGGGGATCTGCTATTGACTCTCACTTTGATGACTCTTGGCTGTGGGGTGAGAGACTGGTTAGTCTAAATCTTCTTTCAGATACGGTGCTAACTATGACAAGTTCTTCCACAGATTCACTGCAACTCTTCTCTGGAAATGTAAAAGGGGAACCAAATGGAATCCCTATAATGAATGGTAACCAAAGTAGTCATCTTAATAATGCACAGTGTGCCCTTCAGGACTCTGCAGCACTTGGTGGAACACAAACTACACAAGTTCCTTGCACTGAAGTAGAAGTAGCTATAAGTTTACCAAGAAGATCCTTGGTGGTTTTATATGGAGATGCACGGTATAGCTGGAAGCATGCTATTTACAGACAACACATCAAGAAGAGGAGAGTATGCAGCACTTTTAGAGAATTATCAGAGGAATTCATGGCTGGTGGTGCTAAGGAGAAACTGGGACAGATGCTGCTGGAGATAGCACTTGATTTCCAAggaaaatcagtttaa
- the ALKBH4 gene encoding alpha-ketoglutarate-dependent dioxygenase alkB homolog 4 isoform X2, whose amino-acid sequence MVQIMDQDEWRLSQSGRRKQDFGPKVNFKKHKIKVGGFTGLPKFSKVLWERMKAHTVLEGFLPVEQCNLDYNSDRGSAIDSHFDDSWLWGERLVSLNLLSDTVLTMTSSSTDSLQLFSGNVKGEPNGIPIMNGNQSSHLNNAQCALQDSAALGGTQTTQVPCTEVEVAISLPRRSLVVLYGDARYSWKHAIYRQHIKKRRVCSTFRELSEEFMAGGAKEKLGQMLLEIALDFQGKSV is encoded by the exons ATGGTACAAATTATGGACCAGGATGAGTGGAGGCTCTCACAGTCTGGTCGCAGAAAGCAA GATTTTGGTCCAAAGGTGAACTTTAAGAAACATAAGATAAAGGTTGGCGGTTTCACTGGTCTTCCTAAATTCAGCAAAGTCCTCTGGGAACGTATGAAGGCGCACACTGTGCTGGAAGGGTTTCTGCCTGTAGAGCAGTGTAATCTAGATTATAACTCCGACAGGGGATCTGCTATTGACTCTCACTTTGATGACTCTTGGCTGTGGGGTGAGAGACTGGTTAGTCTAAATCTTCTTTCAGATACGGTGCTAACTATGACAAGTTCTTCCACAGATTCACTGCAACTCTTCTCTGGAAATGTAAAAGGGGAACCAAATGGAATCCCTATAATGAATGGTAACCAAAGTAGTCATCTTAATAATGCACAGTGTGCCCTTCAGGACTCTGCAGCACTTGGTGGAACACAAACTACACAAGTTCCTTGCACTGAAGTAGAAGTAGCTATAAGTTTACCAAGAAGATCCTTGGTGGTTTTATATGGAGATGCACGGTATAGCTGGAAGCATGCTATTTACAGACAACACATCAAGAAGAGGAGAGTATGCAGCACTTTTAGAGAATTATCAGAGGAATTCATGGCTGGTGGTGCTAAGGAGAAACTGGGACAGATGCTGCTGGAGATAGCACTTGATTTCCAAggaaaatcagtttaa